Proteins encoded by one window of Polaribacter haliotis:
- a CDS encoding helix-turn-helix transcriptional regulator, translating into MRILLLFLLPFTLFSQKTAPSIYNKISSLQLEQNNNYSINKIVKNFEKGAFKKEDKPQIYKKLGSNTLWIHFAINPSKKEQFQYFTNSNSYLAYGKIYLRKGDKIDSLQQVSNNVNFPHKFVFYRDPVWKIPTDSLLKTDIFLKIKNKNGRTRLLFYLENENEFLKRVETEYTFFGLYLAFLISMTLVLTFFAVLKKEYAVLFYALYIVTAIIEFLAGKGLGVQYFWSDSSFLINNFRSLSQTLGTMLLGFFYLKFYNFGKKEKISKSVFKWGTHLTIPLLCVYVYKFFYGGLESYFLTVWIILQLIIFTWILNHFYLTYRKQLPLYLVIAFVLPIVAVIFGQMFNPSVTNSLGVFFSGPNTYYLALSIEILLFTRFIFDSVINTQKKYFKLKKVSDELKYNFQNKTLEIQHQEQNKLVSNVHDTFGGYLEALKLRLLQKAENTPEKIQEILDAFYKDYRYLLNSLYAPKINSENFVESLVEFCEKLNSITEQEIKCDFNISNIDLHQEKCVHLYRIISELTTNAIKYSKSSEIKIVLYQKNNKILILEVLDNGIGFDKNTKSTKGFGLKNVQERVQQMRGVLEIEANEIGTKIKVEVPINEYPPIRIVIADDNRFFCDALKDSLNTHKELEVINTFTTLNALINFTNLHNLDVLVLDVNFNGESSLDFIADIKKNNDFKIIALTTLNNNFIKEKAMANGVNEFAGKDGNLSNFKNVILNCFYNNSKEKQKKKSKIKIGNHVFTKRKLEILQALYIHSDKKEKELSIKLNITESSLKSHKRELFEITNTKSTPELIKFGIQQGLIVA; encoded by the coding sequence ATGAGAATATTACTCCTATTTTTACTGCCTTTTACGTTGTTTTCTCAAAAAACTGCCCCCTCTATTTACAATAAAATAAGTTCTCTTCAACTTGAACAAAACAACAATTACAGCATTAATAAAATCGTTAAGAATTTTGAAAAAGGAGCATTTAAAAAAGAAGATAAACCACAGATTTATAAGAAATTAGGCTCGAATACACTCTGGATTCATTTTGCAATAAACCCGTCTAAAAAAGAACAATTTCAATATTTTACAAACTCCAATTCTTATTTAGCTTACGGAAAAATTTATTTAAGAAAAGGAGACAAAATAGATTCACTGCAACAGGTATCTAACAATGTAAACTTTCCTCATAAATTTGTTTTTTATAGAGATCCTGTGTGGAAAATACCCACAGATTCCCTCTTAAAAACAGATATTTTTTTAAAAATTAAAAATAAAAATGGAAGAACACGCTTATTATTTTATTTAGAAAACGAGAACGAGTTTTTAAAACGAGTAGAAACCGAATATACTTTCTTTGGTTTGTATTTGGCTTTTTTAATTTCTATGACACTTGTTTTAACCTTTTTTGCAGTGCTAAAAAAAGAATATGCTGTACTATTTTATGCCCTTTACATTGTTACAGCCATCATAGAATTTCTTGCAGGAAAAGGCTTGGGTGTACAATATTTCTGGTCCGATAGTTCTTTTTTAATTAATAATTTTAGGAGTTTAAGTCAAACTCTTGGCACCATGTTATTAGGTTTCTTTTATCTAAAATTTTACAATTTTGGGAAGAAAGAAAAAATCTCTAAATCGGTTTTTAAATGGGGAACACATTTAACAATTCCTCTTTTATGTGTTTACGTTTATAAGTTTTTTTATGGAGGTTTAGAAAGCTATTTTTTAACTGTTTGGATTATTTTACAACTTATAATATTTACTTGGATTCTGAATCATTTTTACTTAACCTATAGAAAACAGTTGCCTTTATATTTAGTAATTGCCTTTGTTTTACCAATTGTAGCAGTCATATTCGGACAAATGTTCAACCCTAGTGTAACCAATAGTTTGGGTGTGTTTTTTAGTGGACCAAACACGTATTATTTGGCGCTTTCTATCGAAATTTTGCTGTTTACACGTTTTATTTTCGACTCTGTAATCAACACTCAAAAAAAATATTTTAAATTGAAGAAAGTAAGTGACGAACTAAAATATAATTTCCAGAATAAGACTTTAGAAATTCAGCATCAAGAGCAAAATAAATTAGTGAGTAATGTGCATGACACTTTTGGAGGGTATTTAGAAGCATTAAAACTAAGATTGCTTCAAAAAGCAGAGAATACACCAGAAAAAATTCAAGAAATATTAGATGCTTTTTACAAAGATTACAGGTATTTATTAAACAGTTTATATGCTCCAAAAATTAATTCAGAAAATTTTGTAGAAAGTTTGGTAGAATTCTGTGAAAAACTAAACTCCATAACAGAACAAGAAATTAAATGCGATTTTAACATCTCTAATATTGATTTACATCAAGAAAAATGTGTGCATCTTTACAGAATCATATCAGAATTGACTACAAATGCCATAAAATATTCCAAATCTTCGGAAATTAAAATAGTATTATATCAAAAAAACAATAAAATTCTTATTTTAGAGGTCTTAGATAACGGAATTGGTTTCGATAAAAACACAAAATCAACCAAAGGTTTTGGTCTAAAAAATGTGCAAGAAAGAGTCCAACAAATGAGAGGTGTTTTAGAAATTGAAGCAAATGAAATTGGTACAAAAATTAAAGTTGAAGTTCCCATAAATGAATACCCCCCTATTAGAATAGTTATTGCAGACGATAATCGGTTTTTCTGTGATGCTTTAAAAGATAGTTTAAACACTCACAAAGAGCTAGAAGTAATTAACACATTTACCACTTTAAATGCGCTAATTAACTTTACAAATTTGCACAATTTAGATGTTTTAGTTTTAGATGTAAATTTTAACGGAGAAAGTTCTTTAGATTTTATTGCTGATATAAAGAAAAACAACGACTTTAAAATTATTGCGCTTACAACCCTAAACAATAATTTTATAAAAGAAAAAGCAATGGCAAATGGCGTGAATGAATTTGCTGGAAAAGATGGTAATTTATCGAATTTTAAAAACGTAATTTTAAATTGTTTTTATAATAATAGTAAGGAAAAACAAAAGAAAAAATCAAAAATTAAAATTGGAAACCACGTTTTTACCAAAAGAAAATTAGAAATTTTACAAGCCTTGTATATTCATTCAGATAAAAAAGAAAAAGAGCTTTCTATAAAATTAAATATTACAGAAAGCTCCTTAAAATCTCATAAAAGAGAATTATTTGAAATAACCAATACTAAAAGTACTCCTGAATTGATAAAATTCGGAATTCAGCAAGGTTTAATTGTTGCTTAG
- the bcp gene encoding thioredoxin-dependent thiol peroxidase — translation MTTLKIGDKAPQFEAKDNAGNTIKLDDYSGKKLVLFFYPKASTPGCTNEACDLRDNYQSFLAKGYDVLGASADSAKRQQNWINKHDLPFPLLADEDKAVIEAFGVWGPKKFMGKEYDGIHRTTFVIDENGVIEDIISKVKTKAHAEQILG, via the coding sequence ATGACAACTCTAAAAATAGGAGATAAGGCTCCACAATTTGAAGCAAAAGATAATGCAGGAAATACAATTAAACTTGATGATTATTCAGGTAAAAAGTTAGTTTTATTCTTTTACCCTAAAGCAAGCACACCAGGTTGTACAAACGAAGCTTGTGATTTACGAGACAATTATCAATCTTTTTTGGCAAAAGGATATGACGTTTTAGGAGCAAGTGCAGACTCTGCAAAAAGACAACAAAATTGGATTAATAAACACGATTTACCTTTTCCGCTTTTAGCAGACGAAGACAAAGCTGTAATTGAAGCTTTTGGAGTTTGGGGTCCGAAAAAATTTATGGGAAAAGAATATGATGGAATTCACAGAACTACCTTTGTTATCGACGAAAATGGAGTAATTGAAGATATTATATCAAAAGTAAAAACCAAGGCTCATGCTGAACAGATTTTAGGCTAA
- a CDS encoding helix-turn-helix domain-containing protein → MGVVKLYNDLDDKEYTTLRIDGQKKLPIQIVKDFLFFFDISLEDISKLTDFSKTIEKNKSFVARNKKQFNSLTDRENEIFKLVVNGKSTAEIANILCVESTTISTHRKKIKQKLQLKSTFDWYRYARAFDLIEF, encoded by the coding sequence ATGGGGGTTGTTAAATTATATAATGATTTAGATGATAAAGAATATACAACATTAAGAATAGATGGTCAAAAAAAATTACCTATTCAAATTGTAAAAGATTTTCTTTTCTTCTTTGACATTTCTTTAGAAGACATTTCTAAACTTACAGATTTTTCTAAGACCATAGAAAAAAACAAGTCTTTTGTAGCAAGAAATAAAAAACAATTTAATTCTTTAACAGATAGAGAAAATGAGATTTTTAAACTTGTTGTAAATGGAAAATCTACAGCTGAAATCGCTAACATCTTATGTGTAGAATCTACTACAATATCTACACACAGAAAAAAAATTAAACAAAAACTTCAGTTAAAATCTACTTTCGATTGGTATAGATATGCCAGAGCTTTCGATTTAATTGAATTTTAA